The genomic region AAGCGTCAATTTTGGCCATATTTACTCAGGCAATTAGAAATCATTCAGCCAAAGGCTATTCTGACCTTAGGGCGGCACAGCGGCGGCGGATTTATTCCGGGATTGCAGATCAGTAAAGAACACGGTCGTCCACGTAAAGTGCGTCTGCACGAGCTTGAATTCGTAGTGATTCCGTTATATCATCCAGCCGCTGCGCTTTATAACGGCGGTATGCGTCAGACTTTAATTGACGATTTTATTCAGGCTGTGGAATTTGTGAAGAATAATAGCGGCGCTTAATTAGACTATTTTCTTGCAAAAGTTTCTCAGACGTAGTATAGTGGATAGTCGATATCTATTATATCTAAGTCGAGAAAGGATTTGTATGAGATTATCGGGAGCTGTTGAACAAGCGTGTTGCATTATGGCAATTCTGGCGGATCCGAAAAGGACGACGCCGGTAACTAATGATGCGCTGGCGGAAAAGATGCTGGTTTCGCCGACGTACTTGAAGAAAATTAGTCGGAAATTGGTAATAGCAAAGCTAATCACTTCAACTCAGGGAGCTGGCGGCGGATTTATTTTAGCGAGAAAAATGAACGAAGTTACGTTGCATGATGTTGTCCTTGCAATTGAAGGAGAGTCGCCATTTTTTCAGCCTCAGGGAATTATTGAGAGAGTTTTTCAATCGCGTCCTCGTCAGGTGGAAATTGGCATGAATATGATAGAAAAGGTTTTTTCTGAAGCGCAGGAAAAGTGGAGTGAATATTTGAAAACTGTGACGCTGGAAGATGTCACAAAGGAGGTTACACATGATTAAAAATAAGATGTTACGAGCCGAGTGGAAGCATTTGTTTAATAATAAAATATTGCTGATATCCATGGCTGTGATTTCGTTTATCCCGATTTTGTATAGTGGATTTTTCCTAGGCTCAATTTGGGATCCGTACGGACAAACAAAAAACTTACCGGTGGCGTTCGTGAACGAAGATAAGGGCGCTAGCTTAAACGGTAAAGTGCTGAATGTCGGCGAATCCGTCGAGAAAAAACTGAAAGATAATCACGATTTGGGTTGGGAGTTTGTCAGTAAACAACAAGCAGACGAAGGCGTGAATAGCGGGCATTTTTATGCAGTAGTAACTATTCCGTCCGACTTTTCGCAGAAAGCGGCGTCAATTACCGAATCTGAACCTCAGCAGGCGGTTATTAATTTTACGACCACGCCAGCGAAAAACTATATCGGTTCGCTAGTCAGCAATCAAGCTGCCGCCAAGGTTAAATCTTCGGTGTCTGAACAAATCACTCAGGCGTACGCTAAGGGAATTTTGGAGAATTTGGACAAGCTTGGAATAGGGCTGGATGCGGCAGCTAACGGCGCGTCAACTTTGCACGACGGATTAGGGCGATTGCAATCTGGCACACAAACATACGTTGGCGGCGTTAAGCAATTAGCGGTAAATCAGCAATCCTTGACTGGCGGACTGGCGCAACTCAGCGACGGTTCTCGTAAATTGCAGGCGGGGTTGGGGCAATTGTCGAACAATTTGCCGACCGAATCTCAATTGTCACAATTATCTGACGGCATGAAACAATTGCAATCGGGCATAAATCAGTTAAACGCCAGCGTGAGTAACCCATCGCCAGCGCTCGTGGCGCTGAAAAATAAGGTAGAAACGACCGCGCAAACTTTGGTGCAAACAATGAAAGATTCGGAGTCCGACTTGTCGGCGGCGGGCGATACTTTGCGGACTTTGGGCGCGCAAGCAGCCGCTTCTGGCAGTGAATCTACGACGATAAGTTTGTCGCAAATTAGCAATATTTCTCGAGCATTCACAGAAACTCAGACAATTATTGAGCAGACGACAACGCTACTTAAAGATCTTCGAGTGCTAACTCAACAATTATCGGCGCAACAAACGCAACTTCGGGCTGGAGTTTCTACATTGAATAAAGGCGTGAATCAATTGGCACCAAACGCGATCACCGCATTTAACGGCTATAACAGCGTGCGATTCGCAAATAATCAATTGCTGGCGGGCTCGGCAAGCTTAGCAAACGGCTTAAGCGAAGCAAAATCGGGCAGCCAAAAATTGGCGAATGGCGCGAGTTTGTTAGAAAGTCGCTCGGGCGCGTTAATTGACGGAACTTCGCAACTGGCAAGCGGCGCGGATACGCTGGCGAATAAATTGGCGGATGCTTCTAATCGCATAAAAATTCAACCAACTGGCGCTACGACTCAGCAGCAAATTGCAAATCCAGTGAAGTCGGAAATGACCGAAAAGGGCAATGTTCCAAACTATGGATACGCTTTGTCGCCGTATGTTTTGTCGCTAAGTTTGTTCGTTGGAGCACTCGTTCTGAACGTTATTTATCCGATCCGCAAAACTTTTTCCGAGCAAGAAAGTGCGATTCGTTGGTGGCTATCTAAAGCTTCGGTGGCTGGCGTGGCAGCCTTTATGCAAGCAACAATTTTGATGTTGGTGATGGTGTTTTTCTTAGGGCTAACTCCAGAGCATCCAGCGCATTTCATCGGGGCAATTTATCTGACGTCGTTTGCATATATGTCGATTGTGTCGCTTTTGGTGATTGTTTTGGACAATCCAGGGCGGTTCCTAGCGATGGTTCTTTTGGTGCTCCAATTGGGATCCAGTGAAGGAACATTCCCAATCCAAACTGCCAACGGATTC from Candidatus Nanosynbacter sp. HMT-352 harbors:
- a CDS encoding RrF2 family transcriptional regulator; the protein is MRLSGAVEQACCIMAILADPKRTTPVTNDALAEKMLVSPTYLKKISRKLVIAKLITSTQGAGGGFILARKMNEVTLHDVVLAIEGESPFFQPQGIIERVFQSRPRQVEIGMNMIEKVFSEAQEKWSEYLKTVTLEDVTKEVTHD
- a CDS encoding YhgE/Pip family protein, with the translated sequence MIKNKMLRAEWKHLFNNKILLISMAVISFIPILYSGFFLGSIWDPYGQTKNLPVAFVNEDKGASLNGKVLNVGESVEKKLKDNHDLGWEFVSKQQADEGVNSGHFYAVVTIPSDFSQKAASITESEPQQAVINFTTTPAKNYIGSLVSNQAAAKVKSSVSEQITQAYAKGILENLDKLGIGLDAAANGASTLHDGLGRLQSGTQTYVGGVKQLAVNQQSLTGGLAQLSDGSRKLQAGLGQLSNNLPTESQLSQLSDGMKQLQSGINQLNASVSNPSPALVALKNKVETTAQTLVQTMKDSESDLSAAGDTLRTLGAQAAASGSESTTISLSQISNISRAFTETQTIIEQTTTLLKDLRVLTQQLSAQQTQLRAGVSTLNKGVNQLAPNAITAFNGYNSVRFANNQLLAGSASLANGLSEAKSGSQKLANGASLLESRSGALIDGTSQLASGADTLANKLADASNRIKIQPTGATTQQQIANPVKSEMTEKGNVPNYGYALSPYVLSLSLFVGALVLNVIYPIRKTFSEQESAIRWWLSKASVAGVAAFMQATILMLVMVFFLGLTPEHPAHFIGAIYLTSFAYMSIVSLLVIVLDNPGRFLAMVLLVLQLGSSEGTFPIQTANGFFQAINPLVPMTYSIRALRQAISGGLDNAFYGGSMWVLAGFLLVANLLTIGFFAYRGKRKFAHTSVDGDD